A section of the Diabrotica virgifera virgifera chromosome 8, PGI_DIABVI_V3a genome encodes:
- the LOC126889842 gene encoding uncharacterized protein LOC126889842 — MYQRVMKNQKSVIKKTTMTVIMSLIKPYQQTKTFLFLLHPQRKARNVNGILKTGREILQKKMRSCGEAYQTHSKNKKMRQKRQVRYPCKDCKLKCPSKFTEEEGIQIFLSYWSLGEFQKQREYINKLLVAVVPQYRYIRVGGTRKPRDKNNAYYFVKEGK, encoded by the coding sequence ATGTACCAAAGAGTGATGAAGAATCAGAAGAGTGTGATAAAGAAAACCACGATGACGGTAATAATGAGCCTAATCAAACCTTATCAGCAAACCAAGACATTCCTATTCTTGTTACACCCCCAAAGAAAGGCAAGAAACGTCAACGGAATACTAAAAACTGGAAGagaaatcttacaaaaaaaaatgagaagttgTGGTGAAGCATACCAAActcattcaaaaaacaaaaagatgagACAAAAAAGACAAGTAAGGTATCCGTGCAAAGATTGTAAACTCAAGTGTCCATCTAAATTTACCGAAGAGGAGGGAATACAGATTTTTTTAAGCTATTGGTCACTCGGTGAATTTCAAAAACAGAGAGAGTATATTAACAAACTGTTGGTAGCAGTTGTACCCCAATATCGGTATATTCGTGTCGGAGGTACAAGAAAACCCAGAGACAAAAACAACGCATACTATTTTGTAAAAGAAGGTAAGTAG